The nucleotide sequence CGGCGGCGGGCCCAACGGCGGCGGCGGCAGCATCCCCGGGATTGGTGGTGGCGGCGGCGGGCCGGGCGGTGGCGGCGGTTGCGTCGGCAACATCTGCGGCGGCAACCGCTGATACGGCGAAAGCCTCCTGCGCCGAAGTCCTAGGGTCCGGCACCGAATTCGGGTTATCGTTCACCGATCGAGCTCGATCTGTGGCGACCCGCTAACTCGACCGCAAGGGGACTTCAATGGCGAAGCTCAGGTTCGGATATTTCATCGCGCCGTTTCACCGCGCGGGGACCAACCCGACCCTCGCCATACGGCGCGATCTGGAATTCGTCGAGCACCTCGACGCGCTCGGCTTCGACGAGGCGTGGATCGGCGAACACCACTCGGCCGGCAGCGAGCTGATCGCCTCGCCGGAGATCTTCATCGCCGCCGCCGCGGAGCGGACCAAGCAGATCAAGCTCTGCACCGGGGTGATCTCGCTCGCCTACCACAACCCGCTGTGGGTCGCGGACCGCTTGATGATGCTGGATCACCTCACCCGCGGCCGGGTGATCGGCGGCGTCGGCCCGGGCTCGCTGCCCAGCGACTCGTCGATGATCGGGCTGACCCCCACCGACACCCGTGAGCTGCTGGAAACCAACCTCGACATCGTGGTTCGGCTGCTGGCGGGTGAGACCGTCAACGCCAAGACACCCACGCACGAGCTGCACGACGCCAAGCTGCAACTCGCCCCCTACTCCGACGGCGGTGTTCCGCTGGCGGTGGCCGCGGTCGCGTCGCCCACGGGCGCGCGGTTGGCCGGCAAGCACGGCATCGGCCTGCTCTCCATCGGGGCGACGCTGACCATCGAGGGCTTCAACGCGCTGCAATATCACTGGGACATCGTCGAAGAACGCGCCGCGGCGTTCGGAACGAAGGTTGATCGCAAGAACTGGAGCCTGGTCGGGCCGTTTCACATCGCCGAAACCGACAAGCAGGCCCGCGAGGACGTGAAGTTCGGCCTTGAGCCGTGGTTCCGGTACTTCCAGAAGGTGGCCGCGTTCCCGCAGATGACCATGCCCGGCGAGCAGCTCGACGAGATGATCGACGTCATCAACGAGAACGGGGCGGGCGTGATCGGCACGCCGGAGCGGGCACGGGCACAGGTGCAGCGGATGTGGGATCAGTCCGGCGGGTTTGGCTGCATGTTGCAGATGGGCCACGAGTGGGCGAATCCGGCGGCGACCAAACGGTCGGCCGAACTGTTCGCCGCCGAGGTGATGCCGCATTTCCAAGGTCAGGCGCAGCCGACGCTGGATGCCGCCGCACGCGCCAGCGACGCCCGCGAGGGCCTCGCGGAGTCGCAGAATCAGGCCGTCGCGCACATGACCCAGAAGTATCAGGACGAACTCAAGTCGAAGTAGCGGCTGCTTCCGCGAGCCGAACCTGGCTGCGATTTTCGGCCGCAAAATTCGCAGTGAGGTTCGGCTCGTGGAGGCTTAGCCCTTTTCATATCCGAGCGACAGCCGCCGCCCAGCCGACGGCTAGCCGCGCAACGTAAAACGGGCACATGACCACCCCTTTTTCCGCGCGCCAATTACGAATTGCCCAACTAGCTTTCGCCGGGGCCGCGGCGGTCGCGCTGCTCGCGTTGTCCTACGCGGGGCGCGCCGACACCCCGTCCGAGGTGCGGCTGGCCGCCTGGACGGCCCCGGGCGGCTTTGCCACCGACGACACCGACGACCAGCAGGCCCAGCTGCAGCAAATGCTGCAATCGATGCAGCAGACAGAGCAGCAGAACGAACAAGCCCAACAGCAGTTCAATCAGGACATGCAACAGCAACAAACGTACGAGAACCAGTTCAACAACCCCTGACGAACGGCGTTGCGCAACAAGGCTGATCGTCAGCTGTTGGACTGGCGCTCGGCCTCCTTGACCAGCCGGCCCGCAAAGAACCGGACCGCGCCTCCCAGCGCCGCGCGCATCACCCGACCGGTCCCGGGGACCCGCTCGATAAACGAACCGGCCCAATGGATGTCGGTGCCACCGGCCGCGTTCGGCGTGAAGACCACCTCGCCGACATAGTCCTTGGCGGGACTCGGGGGTCCGACCAGCTTGTACACGTGACGGCGGTCCTGCTCGTATTCGAGGGTCTCCTCCTGCACAAACATGGGCCACATGCCCACCTTGCGAATAGCACCGATACCGCCGGGGGCCGGATCGCCTTGGCGGGCCCAGCTCGACTGAACGACGATCGGCTTGGCCCACTGGGCCCAATTGGCACCATCGGTCTCCAGCCGGAATAGTGTCGCGGCGGGCGCGGTGCTGGTCTTGTTGATCTCGAACGTGAACTTCCGACCTGACATGCCTGGCTCCCTAATCGGCTGAACGACGCTCAACAACCTACTATGGCCGTCGCCCTCAGAGCGTGTGCGGGGCGATGATCATAGCGGCGCTGAACACCGCAAAACCGATCAGGAACGCCACGACCGTAAAGCCCATCACCTGGCGGACATTCAGCTTCGCGATCGCGAGCAGGGGCAACAGCCAAAAGGGCTGGATCATGTTCGCGACGCCCTCGCCGATCGCGACGGCCATCGACATCAGCCCGAGGTAGGCCGGCGAATGCTGGTGCAGGGCAAGGGCGGAACCAACGGCGATGGGCCCCTGCACGCCCCAGTGCCCGCCGCCGGAAGGGACGAACAACGAGATGATGACCGAGCCCACAAAAGTCAGGAATGGCAGCGTGTATTGGTCGGCACCCGTCACCAGCGCCTCGGCGAGCACCGTCTGCAGCGGCTTGCCCGAACCCGTTGGCAGATAACCCAGCAGTCCCACGATACCGCCGTAGAGCGGATATTGCAGCAGCAGTGGACCCGACACCTTCGCCGCTCCGGAGAAGGCGCGGATGAAGCGAATCGGCGTGCGGTGCAGCAGTGCGCTCGTCACGGTGAACAGCATGATCATCGACGAGATATTGAGCGCAAAGCCGCTCAGCACGAAATACGTTATGCCCGCGGCAAAGACGAGAACGTTGAGGATCCAAAGGTTTTCCAGCCACTCGGCGAACGTGCGCTTGCCTTCTCGCGCGGGCGGTTCCGGCTCCTCCTCGAAGACCGCGGGATCGGGTTCGAGGCTTTCGGCCGGCGCCATCCGCCAGACCGCGATGGCCAGCAGGGCGAGTACCGCGATCGCCGACACCCAGCTGTAGGGCTGGAAGATCGTGAGGCTTAGCGGCACATTCGCGCCAGTCATCTTGTGTATCACGTTGATTGGGCTAGTGGCGTCGGTGTTGGCCAGCGCGATCGACGACGACAAGCCCTGCGTCCACACGATGAAGCCCATGAACGCAGCGGCAATCAGGTAACCGAAATGCGTGCCGGTGAGCCGCTTTGCGACCTGGCGGGCCACCAGCGCGCCCGATACCAGACCCAATCCCCAGTTCAGCAGCGACAGGATCGCGCTGACCCCGAAACACAGCAGGGCGCCTTCAATCTGGTTCCGAGGCTTGCTCGCGATGGCAACGATGGCCCGCTTGAGGACCGGTGCCTCGGCCAGCGTGTAGCCGGTCACCAGGATGAGCACCATCTGGAAGGCGAACGTGAAGATGTTCTGCGCCCCCCAGACGCCGCCGTACCACGCCTTGAGCACACCCGACGGCGTCGCGCCGCGGACAAGCAACGCGATCAGGCCCACCACGAGGATCGTGAGGATGACCGCGAACAAATACGGGTCGGGCATCAAACGTTCGACGTACCGGACACACAGGGCGGTGAGCCAGCGCATCACGCCCCGTCGTTCGGCCTGCCGGACCTGTTCTTTCGGCTCGGACGTCATTGACCTACCTTCATCAAGGCGTGCGGTACGGCACGGACTCTAGTGCACCGGGCTTGCCTAGACTGCCCGATATGGACAGCGCTTCCCGGCGGAACTTGGAGCCGCCGAAAGGCCTGCTCAAGATCGAGGACTGCCTGGACGCCGACGGCGCCGTCGCGTTGCCGGCAGGCACGACGCTGGTGTCCCTGATCGAGCGCAACATCGCCAACGTCGGTGAGTTGGTGGCGTATCGCTACCTCGACTACAGCCGTGCGGCCGACGGGCAGGCCCACGAAGTGACCTGGAGTCAACTCGGCGTGCGCCTGCGCGCCATCGGTGCGCGCGTGCAACGGGCCGCGAGTCGCGGCGAGCGCGTCGCCGTTCTCGCGCCGCAGGGCATCGACTATGTCGCCGGGTTCTACGCGGCGATCAAGGCGGGCACCATCGCCGTGCCGTTGTTCGCGCCCGAATTGCCCGGGCACGCCGAACGTCTCGATACCGCGCTGCGCGACTCCGAGCCGGCCGTCGTGCTCACCACCGCGGCGGCAAAGGGCGCCGTCGAAGACTTTCTGGTCCACATGTCGCGCGTCCGTCGGCCGCAAGTCCTTGTCATCGACGAGATCCCGGATGCGGCGGGGGAGCAGTTCGTCGACACCGAGCTGGGCATGGACGACGTGTCACACCTGCAATACACCGGGGGCGCGACCCGGCCGCCGGTCGGAGTGGAGATCACGCACCGCGCGGTGGGCACCAACCTGGTACAGATGATCCTGTCGATCGACCTGCTGGACCGTAACACCCACGGCGTCAGCTGGTTACCGCTCTACCACGACATGGGCTTGTCGATGATCGGCTTTCCCGCGGTGTACGGCGGACACTCCACCCTGATGTCGCCCACCGCGTTCGTCCGCAGGCCGCTGCGCTGGATTCGGGCGATGTCGGACGGCTCGCGGCAGGGCCGCGTGGTGACCGCCGCGCCGAACTTCGCCTACGAGTGGACCGCACAGCGCGGCCTGCCGTCGCCTGGCGACAACGGGGACCCAATAGACCTGCGCAACGTGGTGGCGATCATCGGTTCCGAACCCGTCAGCATCGATGCGATCACGGCATTTAACAAGGCTTTCGCGCCATATGGGTTGCCGCGCAACGCCTTCAAGCCGTCCTACGGCATCGCCGAAGCGACGCTGTTCGTCGCGACCATCGCCCACCACGCCGAGCCGACGGTCGTGTACTTCGACCGCGATCAGCTCGGCGCCGGCACGGCGGCGCCCGTCGCGGCCGACGCCGCGAACGCGGTCGCACAGGTGTCGTGCGGTCAGGTGGCCCGCAGCCTGTGGGTGGTGATCGTCGACCCCGAAACCGGGGCGGAGCTGCCGGACGGGCACGTCGGCGAAACCTGGTTGCAGGGCAACAGCGTTGGCCGCGGCTACTGGGGCCTGCCCGACCAGACCCGGCTCGCATTCGGCGCCAAGCTGAGGACGCCGCTTGCCGAGAACAGCCACGCGGACGGCGCCGACCTCGAGGGCACCTGGCTGCGCTCCGGTGATCTGGGCGTCTATCTGGACGGCGAGCTCTACGTCACCGGCCGGATCGCGGACCTGGTGACCATCCACGGACGCAACCACTATCCGCAAGACATCGAGGCCACCGCGGCAGACGCCGCGCCGATGGTGCGGCGCGGATATGCGACGGCGTTCACGGTGCCCCCGGATTCAGACGACGAGGAGCGGCGCCTGGTGATCGTCTCCGAGCGCGCCGCGGGGACCAGCCACAACGATCCGCACCCGGCGGTCGAGGCGATCCGCGCGGCCGTGTTGCACCGGCACGGCGTGGCGGTGTCCGACGTGCGCTTCCTGCCGGCGGGCGCCATCCCGCGCACCACCAGCGGCAAGTTGGCCCGGCTGGCCTGTCGCGACCACTACCTCGACGGCACGCTGGGCACCCACTAGCGGCCACCGGTGGCATCCTGGCGGGGTGGGTTTGGTATTCCGGCTCGCGGAGCTGCTGATCCTGTTGCTGCCGCTGGCGGGCATGGCCGTCGCGGCGGTGAAAGCGTTCGGGGCGGTGCAACGCCGCGCGCGCGAGCCGCAAGCGGCCGACGACGGCGCAACGCCCATTGAGCCCACTGCAAAGCCCCCCAACGATCAGGCCGCCCAGTGGCGGTCGTTGCGACGCGTCATCGAGGAGCACAGCCGTACCGATGCGCGCTGGCTCGAATACGAGCTCGACTTCGCCAAACTGCTCGACTTCCCACTGATGACCGACATGCGCGACCCGCTGACCATCGACTTCCACAAGGCCAAACTGCGGGCGGATTTGCTGCGCCCGGCCAAGGCCGAAGACCTCCTCGACGACCGGGAGGCCGCGGCCCAGTATCTGGCGGCCGTGCAGGACTACGCGACGGCATTCAACATCGCCGAAGCCGAGGCCAAACGCAAACGGCGCAGCGACTTTTCGCGGGCTGACCAACAACGGATCGCCCGCGCGCAGAGCCTGTTACGGGTGGCGTCGGACTCGGCAGCGGCGCCACAGGAACGCCAGAACGCCTATGACCGGGCCCGCAAAGAACTCGACGGCCTCATCGTATTTCCAGCCGTGACGCAGGCCAGTATTGAGCGGGGGATCTCCGGTCAGCTCGAGGAATAGCGGCACCTACCGTTCACGGCCCCCAAATCAGGAGATCTTCCATTCCATTGTTCATTGCGACGATGGTCGGTTGCGGACCGGTGACATCGAAGTAGATTTTGCCGGTCGCTTGGGCCCCTTGTGGGATGGTGGCGCCACTAATGGTGTTCGGGCCAGATGCTTGCCACAAGACGCGGTAATTGACGCCGTCGGCGGTGCGGGCATTGAACTGTGAGATGGCGGGGGTGACGGGACCCGAGATCGCGTGGACGGTCGCGGTGGCCTCCCAGAGCTGGCCGGCCACCGGATAACCGGGCACCCGGTCGGTGCTGGATTTGAGATCGCTGACTTTCCAACTCAGGGTTACTTGGCCAACCGAGTCGGTCATCGTTAATTCGCTACCGAGTTTGCCGGTAATGGGATAGGCCGACGCCGACGCAATCGGTGCACTGGCGAAGGCAATGGCTGTCATGCCGAGAACGGCCACTGCCGTCTTTATCAACGTGGTGATCTTCACTGGTCCTCCACTACTCGATTGGGTGACCGCATCATTGGTGCCACCCGCGTAATACTTTAAGCCGCAAATGTCCATTGTTCGATAAAGACTTTGTCCGGGACCGCCGAGCGCGTGTCACGATGATCGGATGACGTCGACGCCGGAACCGGGCGCCTCCGGCCCACCCACCGCGAGCGCTGCCCTTGCCGGATACCCGGTCACTCCGCCGCCCCTGACCGGCCCGGTCACCTTCGATCAGCGCTGGGGTGAACTGACCTTCGTGCACTGGCCGGTGTCGCCCGAGAGCGTCGCGCATTTGTACCCGCCGGGGACCCGCCCCGACGTTTTCGCCGACGGGCTGACGTACGTGGCGCTGGTTCCCTTCGTCATGAGCAGCACCAATCTCGGTACCGCGCTGCCGCTTCCGTATTTCGGCAGCTTCCTAGAGACCAACGTTCGGCTGTATTCGATCGACGACGCGGGGCGGCACGGAGTCCTCTTCCGGTCGCTGGAAACTGCCCGGCTCGCGGTCGTGCCCGTCACCCGGATCGGTCTCGGCGTCCCCTACACCTGGGCGAAGATGCGGATGACGCGCACCGGCGATCAGATCACGTATCGCAGTGTGCGGCGCTGGCCGCATCGCGGACGGCGCACCCGGCTGACATCAGCGTCGGAGACCTGATCGAACCGACGCCGC is from Mycobacterium conspicuum and encodes:
- a CDS encoding TIGR00366 family protein → MTSEPKEQVRQAERRGVMRWLTALCVRYVERLMPDPYLFAVILTILVVGLIALLVRGATPSGVLKAWYGGVWGAQNIFTFAFQMVLILVTGYTLAEAPVLKRAIVAIASKPRNQIEGALLCFGVSAILSLLNWGLGLVSGALVARQVAKRLTGTHFGYLIAAAFMGFIVWTQGLSSSIALANTDATSPINVIHKMTGANVPLSLTIFQPYSWVSAIAVLALLAIAVWRMAPAESLEPDPAVFEEEPEPPAREGKRTFAEWLENLWILNVLVFAAGITYFVLSGFALNISSMIMLFTVTSALLHRTPIRFIRAFSGAAKVSGPLLLQYPLYGGIVGLLGYLPTGSGKPLQTVLAEALVTGADQYTLPFLTFVGSVIISLFVPSGGGHWGVQGPIAVGSALALHQHSPAYLGLMSMAVAIGEGVANMIQPFWLLPLLAIAKLNVRQVMGFTVVAFLIGFAVFSAAMIIAPHTL
- a CDS encoding fatty acyl-AMP ligase translates to MDSASRRNLEPPKGLLKIEDCLDADGAVALPAGTTLVSLIERNIANVGELVAYRYLDYSRAADGQAHEVTWSQLGVRLRAIGARVQRAASRGERVAVLAPQGIDYVAGFYAAIKAGTIAVPLFAPELPGHAERLDTALRDSEPAVVLTTAAAKGAVEDFLVHMSRVRRPQVLVIDEIPDAAGEQFVDTELGMDDVSHLQYTGGATRPPVGVEITHRAVGTNLVQMILSIDLLDRNTHGVSWLPLYHDMGLSMIGFPAVYGGHSTLMSPTAFVRRPLRWIRAMSDGSRQGRVVTAAPNFAYEWTAQRGLPSPGDNGDPIDLRNVVAIIGSEPVSIDAITAFNKAFAPYGLPRNAFKPSYGIAEATLFVATIAHHAEPTVVYFDRDQLGAGTAAPVAADAANAVAQVSCGQVARSLWVVIVDPETGAELPDGHVGETWLQGNSVGRGYWGLPDQTRLAFGAKLRTPLAENSHADGADLEGTWLRSGDLGVYLDGELYVTGRIADLVTIHGRNHYPQDIEATAADAAPMVRRGYATAFTVPPDSDDEERRLVIVSERAAGTSHNDPHPAVEAIRAAVLHRHGVAVSDVRFLPAGAIPRTTSGKLARLACRDHYLDGTLGTH
- a CDS encoding LLM class flavin-dependent oxidoreductase, producing MAKLRFGYFIAPFHRAGTNPTLAIRRDLEFVEHLDALGFDEAWIGEHHSAGSELIASPEIFIAAAAERTKQIKLCTGVISLAYHNPLWVADRLMMLDHLTRGRVIGGVGPGSLPSDSSMIGLTPTDTRELLETNLDIVVRLLAGETVNAKTPTHELHDAKLQLAPYSDGGVPLAVAAVASPTGARLAGKHGIGLLSIGATLTIEGFNALQYHWDIVEERAAAFGTKVDRKNWSLVGPFHIAETDKQAREDVKFGLEPWFRYFQKVAAFPQMTMPGEQLDEMIDVINENGAGVIGTPERARAQVQRMWDQSGGFGCMLQMGHEWANPAATKRSAELFAAEVMPHFQGQAQPTLDAAARASDAREGLAESQNQAVAHMTQKYQDELKSK
- a CDS encoding MPT63 family protein → MKITTLIKTAVAVLGMTAIAFASAPIASASAYPITGKLGSELTMTDSVGQVTLSWKVSDLKSSTDRVPGYPVAGQLWEATATVHAISGPVTPAISQFNARTADGVNYRVLWQASGPNTISGATIPQGAQATGKIYFDVTGPQPTIVAMNNGMEDLLIWGP
- a CDS encoding SRPBCC family protein, translating into MSGRKFTFEINKTSTAPAATLFRLETDGANWAQWAKPIVVQSSWARQGDPAPGGIGAIRKVGMWPMFVQEETLEYEQDRRHVYKLVGPPSPAKDYVGEVVFTPNAAGGTDIHWAGSFIERVPGTGRVMRAALGGAVRFFAGRLVKEAERQSNS